The following is a genomic window from Aquificota bacterium.
CTCCCACTATCCTGAGCTGTCTTCTGGCGTCCTTGCCAGCGGACAGAAGGGTTTGCAAAAGGTGGTCCCTTGTGATGTGGAAGGAGCAAGAGTAGACTGCTAAATAGCCTCCGGGCCTGGTGAGCTGTATGCCTCTCAAAAATAGCTCCTTATAGCCCCTTAGGGCGTTTGGCACTGCCGCCTTGTTCTTTGCGAAAGATGGTGGGTCAATTACCACCACATCAAAGCTTTTGCCCTCGGAGAGAAGTTTTTTGAGTATATCAAAGACGTTTGCTTCTATCCATTCTATACCCGATATTTGGTTAAGCTCGGCATTCTTCTTTCCCATCTCAAGGGCTGGGCCGGAGATATCCACCGCCATAACCTTGCTTGCACCAGCCTTTTTCATGCTTAGGGCAAAGCCGCCCGTATGGCAAAAGAGGTCAAGGCATTCCGCACCGGGCTTTACAAAGCCTCTTATAAGCCTTCTTGCCTGCCTTTGGTCCAAGAAAAAGCCCGTCTTTTGCCCCTGTGGTATGTTTACAAAGAACTTAAGGTCATGCTCCCAGATGATGATCTCCTCTGGCACCTCTCCATAAATAACACCTTCCTTATTATCCATGCCTTCCACAGAAAGCACATACTCGCTCACCTTCTCATAAATGCCCTTGGGCTTAAGAAGGTCTATAAGGGCTGGTATAACCCAGTGCCTTAGCTTGTTCATCCCGTAGGTAGTAAACTCCACCACCGCATACTCACCGTAAACATCCACTATAAGGCCCGGCAGAAGGTCTCCCTCTGAATGCACAAGCCTGTAGGCGTTGCTATCAAGGTATAGCCTTTTTCTGTATTCAAGGGCTTCTTTTAGTCTTTTTCTTATAAGCTCTTCCGTTATAGGCTCTTCCTTGTCAAAGGAGAGTATCCTTATGCTTATGTTGGCGGAGGGATTTATGTATCCATAGCCCAAAAACTTGCCGCCGTAATCCCTGACTACTACTAGATCTCCCTTTTGTGGGCTTTTTGAATAGCCTATGATCTCAGGCCTATATACCCAAGGGAAAAAGCCCCTTATCTTGTCTTCTACTCCCGGCCTTACCCTTACCTGTATCATTGATAATTTACAAGCATCCTTTGAGCAACTTCCTTTGCCTTCTCTTTACCCACAAGCCTCTCTGCCAGCTTTAGGCCAAACTCAAGGGCTGTGCCAGGTCCTTGGCTTGTCACTATGTTCTCATCCTCCACCACAGGCTGGTTCACAAAGTGGGCTGGCTTTATCTCCTCCACAAGGGAAGGATATACAGTGGCTTTTTTGCCCTCCAACACTCCAAACTTTGCCAAGGCTGTGGGTGCTGCGCATATGGCACCTATGAGCTTTTTCTT
Proteins encoded in this region:
- a CDS encoding class I SAM-dependent rRNA methyltransferase, whose product is MIQVRVRPGVEDKIRGFFPWVYRPEIIGYSKSPQKGDLVVVRDYGGKFLGYGYINPSANISIRILSFDKEEPITEELIRKRLKEALEYRKRLYLDSNAYRLVHSEGDLLPGLIVDVYGEYAVVEFTTYGMNKLRHWVIPALIDLLKPKGIYEKVSEYVLSVEGMDNKEGVIYGEVPEEIIIWEHDLKFFVNIPQGQKTGFFLDQRQARRLIRGFVKPGAECLDLFCHTGGFALSMKKAGASKVMAVDISGPALEMGKKNAELNQISGIEWIEANVFDILKKLLSEGKSFDVVVIDPPSFAKNKAAVPNALRGYKELFLRGIQLTRPGGYLAVYSCSFHITRDHLLQTLLSAGKDARRQLRIVGESFQDLDHPWILQMPNTLYLKGIYAEVL